A genomic stretch from Desulfolutivibrio sulfodismutans DSM 3696 includes:
- a CDS encoding flagellar hook-length control protein FliK, which yields MQILPSSDETRAKAGLATLGGLDPQDYRKQAEAFNSYFDACLAETTDSSGQNTSTTSSKTESSADAANTATLATAGLLSAGIGNVVSDPNNVRMTKEDFAQLKASLSKSGISDKDIEELEARIDTPQGMTWGSFMTFLQDKIVGSQPGALSAESKRQVQSFLGKIGFTPGESSELLTELEQGQTTKAWSTISSKLSSLSAETTLTVTPGEAQALAQALGLSTSAQTRLSALFSRLEDSELVGRDIKTALLAITAEVKDQAASESKALAEMKELASQVFVAAQKREFGQTLSDSREDQVARKAMLAREMASRGADNSDGSTSSGTKSVADMAFAFTEEAEASGKVGKGQTQDATDGQGVVNRRVTLSGDAQGVNLQGQSGATGNGKGFSGNGSAGGNPNGTTDERGAKGRATAAQKDSGASSTDADWTGFWSKIGLDASATRFSGTEATLKDALAGATASQVSPRMAQAENSQGTNSSVSSDVLRQVESGMLKNLGQGANRLTLNLTPDELGSVSVMLTVKDKDVQAVIRAETPEAAKILSENMVKVRESLEQQGLKVSKLDVQTGLAQQQDQSSWQGANQHNEARRQQEELDMRRTAMRILGMGAAGSSDVASDTVSSAMATRNEGVDVFA from the coding sequence ATGCAGATTTTGCCCTCATCAGACGAAACCAGAGCCAAGGCGGGGCTTGCGACCCTTGGTGGGCTTGACCCCCAAGACTATCGCAAGCAGGCCGAGGCCTTCAACTCGTATTTCGACGCCTGTCTGGCCGAAACCACTGATTCTTCAGGGCAAAATACCAGTACGACCAGTAGTAAGACCGAATCTTCCGCCGACGCGGCCAACACCGCCACCCTGGCCACCGCCGGGCTGCTGTCCGCCGGAATCGGAAATGTGGTTTCCGATCCCAACAACGTGCGCATGACCAAGGAAGATTTTGCCCAACTCAAGGCCAGCCTTTCCAAGAGCGGGATCAGCGACAAGGACATCGAGGAGCTTGAGGCCCGGATCGATACCCCCCAGGGGATGACCTGGGGTTCGTTCATGACCTTTTTGCAGGACAAGATCGTCGGCAGCCAGCCTGGGGCCCTGAGTGCGGAGAGCAAACGCCAGGTGCAGAGCTTTCTGGGCAAGATCGGGTTTACCCCCGGCGAATCGTCCGAGTTGTTGACGGAGTTGGAGCAGGGACAGACCACCAAGGCCTGGAGCACCATCTCCTCCAAGCTGTCGTCCCTGTCGGCCGAGACTACTCTGACCGTCACTCCGGGTGAGGCCCAGGCCCTGGCCCAGGCTCTGGGGTTGTCCACGAGCGCCCAGACCCGGTTGTCGGCGCTCTTTTCCCGTTTGGAGGACAGCGAACTGGTCGGTCGGGACATCAAGACCGCCCTTTTGGCCATCACCGCCGAGGTCAAGGATCAGGCCGCTTCCGAAAGCAAGGCCCTGGCCGAGATGAAGGAACTGGCCTCCCAGGTGTTCGTGGCGGCCCAGAAGCGGGAATTTGGCCAGACCCTTTCCGATTCCCGGGAGGACCAGGTGGCCAGAAAGGCCATGCTGGCCCGGGAAATGGCCTCGCGCGGGGCTGATAATAGCGACGGGAGCACGTCGTCGGGCACGAAGAGCGTGGCAGATATGGCCTTTGCCTTCACGGAAGAGGCAGAGGCTTCGGGAAAGGTCGGAAAGGGGCAGACCCAGGACGCCACGGACGGCCAAGGGGTTGTCAACAGGCGCGTGACGCTGTCCGGGGATGCCCAGGGGGTCAATCTCCAGGGCCAGTCCGGCGCAACCGGAAACGGGAAGGGCTTTTCGGGGAATGGGAGCGCAGGCGGAAATCCGAACGGGACCACGGACGAGCGGGGCGCGAAGGGACGAGCTACGGCGGCGCAGAAGGATTCCGGCGCGTCCTCCACGGATGCCGACTGGACAGGATTTTGGAGCAAGATCGGCCTGGATGCCAGCGCGACCAGGTTCTCGGGGACGGAGGCGACGCTTAAGGACGCCCTGGCGGGCGCCACTGCCTCCCAGGTCTCCCCGCGCATGGCCCAGGCAGAAAATTCCCAGGGCACGAATTCTTCCGTCTCCTCCGACGTTCTGCGCCAGGTCGAAAGCGGGATGCTCAAGAATCTGGGGCAGGGGGCGAATCGCCTCACCCTGAACCTGACGCCGGATGAACTGGGCTCGGTCAGCGTGATGCTGACGGTCAAGGACAAGGACGTCCAGGCGGTCATTCGGGCCGAGACCCCGGAAGCGGCCAAGATTTTAAGCGAAAACATGGTGAAGGTCCGCGAGAGTCTCGAACAGCAGGGGCTCAAGGTCAGCAAGCTTGATGTGCAGACCGGCCTGGCCCAGCAGCAGGATCAGTCCTCCTGGCAGGGAGCGAATCAGCACAATGAGGCCCGGCGGCAGCAGGAAGAATTGGATATGCGGCGCACCGCCATGAGGATTTTGGGGATGGGCGCGGCTGGGTCGTCAGATGTGGCGTCGGATACGGTATCTTCCGCCATGGCGACGCGCAACGAAGGTGTGGACGTTTTTGCGTAA
- a CDS encoding glycosyltransferase family 9 protein: MRILVFQMQRMGDLILSFPLFLWLGRAYPGAAIRVVGEPGFFGPLSVLGPTVDYVGWDGGDRVAAQEYDMVINLSHRPEAAELAGKAAAPRKAGLVMEEGGVLRMHGDWQLYRASLVRNNRHNRFHWADLNALDVIPLAMIAATRWDAPRQLERHDGRVGVFLGASQPEKRPDAAFWGTLARELARRGLKPVLLGGPAERELGREVKRLCGGAALEYCGRLGLAELAKVLQTFHLLITPDTGPMHLAAWTGCRVLNLSMGPVNPWETGPYQPGHFVLRGAVSCRGCWECSRSPMPCRAAFDPARVAYAAWRMVRGESQRLAGTGLSGMDLFQVGRDGRGVYRLEAVSGRPPLAEEALGRFWSEMFGHFFGVGDMSRPHKAWEELARSLPRLAAAFARTLPRLGGFLRAGISGRGDFSDESFWAGFPPFVRPLTGYLHIFLQNGDFSRQAGRTCLERVSQVAQATSGTSD, from the coding sequence GTGAGGATTCTGGTCTTCCAGATGCAGCGGATGGGCGACCTGATCCTGTCTTTCCCGCTGTTTTTATGGCTGGGCCGGGCCTATCCCGGGGCGGCGATCCGGGTGGTGGGCGAACCTGGGTTTTTTGGGCCGTTGTCCGTCCTGGGGCCGACCGTGGACTATGTGGGCTGGGATGGCGGCGACCGGGTTGCGGCCCAGGAATATGACATGGTGATCAATCTGAGCCATCGGCCCGAGGCGGCGGAATTGGCCGGGAAGGCCGCTGCGCCGCGCAAGGCGGGCCTGGTCATGGAGGAGGGCGGCGTGCTCAGGATGCACGGGGACTGGCAGCTCTACCGGGCCTCGCTGGTGCGCAACAACCGCCACAACCGCTTCCACTGGGCGGACCTCAACGCCCTGGACGTGATCCCCCTGGCGATGATCGCGGCGACGCGCTGGGACGCGCCGCGCCAGTTGGAGCGGCATGACGGCCGGGTGGGGGTGTTTCTCGGCGCCAGCCAGCCGGAAAAACGTCCGGATGCGGCCTTTTGGGGAACCCTGGCCCGGGAGTTGGCCCGCCGCGGGCTCAAACCGGTGCTTTTGGGAGGTCCGGCGGAACGGGAGCTTGGCCGGGAGGTCAAGCGGTTGTGCGGCGGGGCGGCCCTCGAATATTGCGGGCGGCTGGGGCTGGCCGAACTGGCCAAGGTGTTGCAGACCTTTCATCTGTTGATCACCCCGGATACCGGTCCCATGCATCTGGCGGCCTGGACGGGATGCCGGGTGCTCAACCTGTCCATGGGGCCGGTGAACCCGTGGGAGACGGGACCGTACCAGCCGGGGCATTTCGTTTTGCGCGGCGCGGTGAGTTGCCGGGGCTGCTGGGAATGCTCCCGGTCGCCCATGCCGTGCCGTGCGGCCTTCGATCCGGCCCGGGTGGCCTATGCCGCCTGGCGCATGGTGCGGGGCGAGAGCCAACGTCTTGCCGGGACGGGGTTGTCGGGGATGGATCTTTTTCAAGTGGGCCGGGATGGCCGGGGGGTGTACCGGCTTGAGGCCGTTTCCGGACGGCCGCCCTTGGCCGAGGAGGCCCTGGGACGGTTCTGGTCGGAAATGTTCGGGCATTTTTTCGGCGTAGGCGACATGTCCCGGCCGCACAAGGCATGGGAGGAGCTGGCGCGCAGCCTGCCCCGGCTGGCCGCGGCCTTTGCCCGAACCCTGCCGCGATTGGGGGGATTTCTGCGGGCCGGGATATCGGGGCGGGGGGATTTCTCCGACGAGTCGTTTTGGGCCGGGTTTCCTCCCTTTGTGCGCCCCCTGACCGGATACCTGCATATTTTTTTGCAAAATGGCGATTTTTCCCGCCAAGCGGGTCGGACATGCCTGGAGAGGGTGTCCCAGGTGGCGCAGGCGACCTCCGGCACTTCCGACTGA
- a CDS encoding glycosyltransferase family 2 protein, whose translation MDVFAPASTVPEPLLRALLVGGDGSPELLRAAALAEALAGGPDAAQGGMPPRELLRLAYDLRQAAWEADPLNGSLAASVLALDAARPFLDEARRRVLAAVSGQDRPPADARYFARLLERREHDKTMAFLFGRLEAEPGNLHWLRHLAALALAAGDFDAAARAAAHLRHCPQGDLAPLAFLADWIDAEAAFLHRDFALAERRYAAAWAVLPMGPARRIRAEALLRLGRRDEAVSLLGRDFAAHPFNVTTLLRLHDLALGLDRARATLSGGLALLLYTCNKAADLDNTLASLAGADLSFAPGTRIVVLNNGSADATADVITAWRDRLGPDVLSRVDLPVNIGAPAARNWLARHPATQGAAYAAYLDDDADVPRDFLGRLAAAVQAFPAAGVYGCRVVDAAHPAHIQSADLFLEPLPETPGGPAFSRAFTTSRAHLHSLDTGRFDYLRPCASVTGCCHLFSTALLRTAGDFDIRLSPSQYDDLDHDFRCLLAGHIPIYQGHLRVLHRKRTGSQGRPGGSQYSMGFANQFKLHQFYSRDQFAAMAEAAFQAARLDAAVKWTWIAEQMHMAAAAPGETGGQA comes from the coding sequence ATGGATGTCTTCGCGCCCGCCTCCACCGTTCCCGAACCCCTGCTGCGCGCCCTGCTGGTGGGCGGCGACGGCAGTCCGGAGCTTCTCCGGGCCGCCGCCCTGGCCGAGGCCCTGGCTGGCGGACCAGACGCCGCGCAGGGCGGCATGCCGCCCCGGGAGTTGCTTCGTCTGGCCTACGACCTGCGCCAGGCCGCCTGGGAGGCCGACCCCTTAAACGGCTCCCTGGCCGCCTCCGTCCTGGCCCTGGACGCCGCCCGGCCCTTCCTGGACGAGGCCCGCCGCCGGGTTCTGGCGGCCGTGTCCGGCCAGGACAGGCCGCCTGCCGACGCCCGCTATTTCGCCCGGCTCCTGGAACGACGCGAGCACGACAAGACCATGGCCTTCCTGTTCGGCCGTCTGGAGGCCGAGCCCGGCAACCTCCACTGGCTGCGCCACCTGGCCGCCCTGGCCCTGGCGGCCGGGGATTTCGACGCGGCCGCCAGGGCCGCCGCCCATCTGCGCCATTGCCCGCAGGGCGATCTGGCCCCGCTGGCTTTTTTGGCGGATTGGATCGATGCCGAAGCGGCCTTTCTGCACCGCGACTTCGCCCTGGCCGAACGCCGGTATGCCGCGGCCTGGGCTGTCCTTCCCATGGGGCCTGCCCGGCGCATTCGGGCCGAGGCCCTGTTGCGGCTGGGACGCCGCGACGAGGCCGTTTCCCTGCTCGGCCGGGATTTCGCCGCGCATCCGTTCAATGTGACCACGCTTTTGCGCCTGCACGACTTGGCGCTTGGCCTGGACCGGGCCAGGGCGACCCTTTCCGGCGGACTGGCCCTTTTGCTCTATACCTGCAACAAGGCCGCCGATCTGGACAACACCCTGGCCAGCCTGGCCGGGGCTGACCTGTCCTTTGCCCCGGGAACGCGCATCGTGGTCCTGAACAACGGGTCCGCCGACGCCACGGCCGACGTGATCACGGCCTGGCGCGACCGGCTGGGTCCGGATGTGCTTTCGCGTGTCGACCTGCCGGTCAACATCGGGGCCCCAGCGGCCCGAAACTGGCTGGCGCGCCATCCGGCGACCCAGGGCGCGGCCTATGCCGCCTACCTCGACGACGACGCCGATGTCCCCCGGGATTTCCTGGGCCGACTCGCCGCCGCCGTCCAGGCCTTCCCCGCCGCCGGGGTCTATGGATGCCGGGTGGTGGACGCGGCCCATCCCGCCCACATCCAAAGCGCGGATCTGTTTCTCGAACCCCTGCCCGAAACGCCCGGCGGGCCTGCATTTTCCCGGGCCTTTACGACCTCCCGGGCCCATCTGCATTCCCTGGACACGGGCCGCTTCGACTATCTGCGGCCCTGCGCCTCGGTCACCGGCTGCTGCCACCTGTTTTCCACCGCCTTGTTGCGCACGGCGGGCGACTTCGACATCCGCCTGTCGCCCTCCCAATACGATGATCTGGACCATGATTTCCGCTGTCTGTTGGCTGGCCATATCCCCATCTACCAGGGGCATCTGCGCGTCCTGCACCGCAAGCGCACGGGCAGCCAGGGCCGACCCGGCGGCAGCCAGTATTCCATGGGCTTCGCCAACCAGTTCAAGCTGCACCAGTTCTATTCCCGGGACCAGTTCGCGGCCATGGCCGAGGCCGCCTTCCAGGCCGCCCGCCTGGACGCCGCCGTCAAATGGACCTGGATTGCGGAACAGATGCACATGGCTGCGGCCGCGCCGGGCGAGACGGGAGGGCAGGCGTGA
- a CDS encoding glycosyltransferase family protein produces the protein MTDPWPYEAAAVSHDGALTDIRLTQAGKTRHLFGRSARSGELRLLDSLAAKSPLVASSGGSAVLPVLVGSGLGHALAALLGDAPAAAAPHVLPRLAVVDREAPLLDITGLGRAAAADPRVVWFDDPDPEAVLAAIDALCAATGRVPAPLVLPAYQRLDPGYYGAVLRGLNSRTRAAAPAARPGRDPFSACRYPRFAGDAPRVLLLTSRLFLSGEVVAACGRLGVPCRYAQVGADELDAEAFLARVAADVADFRPDFILTFNHLGLDREGYLTDLLSRLELPLASWFADNPELILGNYVRPFPSHAAAFTWDADTVPFLAQSGCGDVFHLPLAADVTRFRPKKDHDPGHALAARVSFVGNSMLAKTRTRLAHAAPHPDLAAKLSDIACGFGQSPDRSVPAFLASRHPEMLAHYQALSGPERTLAFETAVVWEATRLYRRDCLAWVIPFFPTIVGDAGWLETFADEGRRWRRLPEMAYYDQLPDFYPRSEVNLNITSRQMKGAVNQRVFDVPACGAFLLTDRQPQMDALFDPGRESAVYAHPGELPDLVRHYLGRPGERRRIALAARRRILAEHTYDRRMETLFAVMRRLFATG, from the coding sequence ATGACCGATCCCTGGCCCTATGAGGCGGCGGCCGTCAGCCACGACGGCGCGCTCACGGACATCCGGCTGACCCAGGCCGGAAAAACCCGCCATCTTTTCGGCCGAAGCGCCCGTAGCGGCGAATTGCGCCTCCTGGACAGCCTCGCCGCAAAATCCCCCCTTGTCGCCTCCTCCGGAGGGTCAGCCGTGTTGCCGGTGCTCGTCGGGTCCGGGCTGGGCCATGCCCTGGCCGCCCTGCTCGGGGACGCCCCGGCCGCCGCCGCCCCCCATGTGCTGCCGCGCCTGGCCGTGGTGGACCGCGAGGCCCCGCTCCTGGACATCACGGGGCTTGGCCGGGCCGCCGCCGCCGATCCCCGGGTGGTGTGGTTCGACGACCCGGACCCGGAGGCGGTCCTGGCCGCGATTGACGCCCTGTGCGCCGCAACGGGGCGCGTCCCCGCCCCCCTGGTCCTGCCCGCCTATCAGCGCCTGGACCCCGGCTATTACGGGGCCGTCCTGCGCGGGCTCAACTCCCGGACCCGGGCCGCCGCCCCGGCCGCCAGACCCGGCCGCGATCCTTTTTCCGCCTGCCGGTATCCCCGGTTTGCCGGGGATGCGCCCCGAGTGTTGCTTCTTACCTCGCGGCTTTTTCTCTCCGGCGAGGTCGTGGCCGCCTGCGGCCGCCTGGGCGTGCCCTGCCGGTATGCCCAGGTCGGCGCGGACGAACTGGACGCCGAGGCCTTCCTGGCCCGGGTCGCGGCGGACGTGGCCGATTTCCGGCCCGATTTCATCCTGACCTTCAACCATCTGGGCCTGGATCGCGAGGGGTACCTCACGGATCTGTTGTCCCGCCTGGAACTGCCCCTGGCCTCCTGGTTCGCGGACAATCCGGAACTGATCCTGGGAAACTACGTCCGGCCCTTCCCGAGCCATGCGGCGGCCTTCACCTGGGACGCGGACACCGTGCCCTTTTTGGCGCAAAGCGGCTGCGGCGACGTCTTCCACCTGCCCCTGGCCGCCGACGTGACCCGCTTCCGGCCGAAAAAGGACCATGATCCCGGCCATGCCCTGGCCGCCCGGGTGTCCTTCGTGGGCAACTCCATGCTGGCCAAGACCCGGACTCGGCTGGCCCACGCCGCGCCCCATCCCGATCTGGCGGCAAAGCTGTCGGACATCGCCTGCGGTTTCGGCCAAAGCCCCGATCGATCCGTGCCTGCCTTTCTGGCCTCCCGGCATCCGGAGATGCTTGCCCATTACCAAGCCCTTTCCGGCCCCGAACGCACCCTGGCCTTCGAGACCGCCGTGGTCTGGGAGGCCACGCGTCTGTACCGCCGGGACTGCCTGGCCTGGGTCATTCCCTTTTTCCCCACCATCGTGGGCGACGCGGGTTGGCTGGAAACCTTTGCCGACGAGGGGCGCCGGTGGCGGCGGCTGCCGGAGATGGCCTATTACGACCAGTTGCCCGATTTTTATCCCCGCAGCGAGGTCAACCTCAACATCACCAGCCGCCAGATGAAGGGCGCGGTCAACCAGCGGGTTTTCGACGTGCCGGCCTGCGGCGCGTTTCTCCTCACCGACCGCCAGCCGCAGATGGACGCCCTGTTCGATCCGGGCCGGGAATCGGCCGTCTATGCCCACCCGGGCGAACTGCCGGACCTGGTCCGCCATTATCTGGGGCGTCCCGGCGAACGTCGCCGCATCGCCCTGGCCGCCAGACGCCGCATCCTGGCCGAGCACACCTACGACCGGCGCATGGAGACGCTTTTCGCCGTCATGCGCCGCCTTTTCGCCACAGGATGA
- a CDS encoding STAS domain-containing protein has protein sequence MEKLTVSREKNALYFKYDGEITLDVTPELKRHLEAELADNEVAAVVLDLSGVGFMDSSGIGFLVSVNTRMRSIGKACYLCRLSPKVRKTLGLVQLLSYFQVVENEEDVAALLS, from the coding sequence GTGGAAAAGCTGACGGTTTCGCGTGAAAAGAACGCCTTGTATTTCAAATACGACGGCGAGATCACCCTGGACGTGACCCCGGAGCTCAAACGCCACCTGGAGGCGGAGCTGGCCGACAACGAGGTGGCGGCGGTGGTCTTGGATCTGTCCGGGGTGGGCTTTATGGACAGTTCCGGCATCGGCTTTCTGGTGTCCGTGAACACCCGCATGCGCAGCATCGGGAAGGCCTGCTACCTGTGCCGGTTGAGCCCGAAAGTCCGGAAGACCCTGGGGCTCGTGCAACTGTTGTCGTATTTTCAGGTGGTTGAAAACGAAGAGGACGTGGCGGCGCTTTTGTCCTGA
- a CDS encoding ATP-binding protein, protein MIRRTFAAHSAPEQSRGLAREVVGFLGQYLADQNILHDLDIMLTEACANVARHAYRGGEGRLEVRLAVSPGESVDLDIVDWGYGFEGPVRFVNPAPEAEGGRGLFIISRLSDAVAVRSEGQENIVAIHKKIGTNSWKS, encoded by the coding sequence ATGATCCGCCGCACCTTTGCGGCCCACTCCGCACCCGAGCAGAGCCGTGGGCTGGCCAGGGAGGTGGTGGGTTTTCTCGGGCAGTATCTTGCCGACCAGAACATCCTGCACGACCTGGACATCATGCTCACCGAGGCCTGCGCCAACGTGGCCCGCCATGCCTATCGCGGCGGGGAAGGGCGGCTGGAGGTGCGGCTGGCGGTTTCCCCCGGAGAGAGCGTGGACCTGGACATCGTGGACTGGGGGTACGGGTTCGAGGGCCCTGTGCGGTTCGTGAATCCCGCGCCCGAGGCCGAGGGCGGCCGGGGACTGTTCATCATCTCCCGGCTTTCCGATGCCGTGGCGGTTCGCTCCGAGGGACAGGAAAACATCGTGGCCATTCATAAGAAAATAGGGACAAATTCGTGGAAAAGCTGA
- the dtd gene encoding D-aminoacyl-tRNA deacylase: MRFVVQRVSSAQVDISGERVAAIGPGLLVLAGFGREDGPELPGSRVWGVMLDKLLSLRVFPDAAGKMNLGLADFGGELLVVSQFTLYADCRRGRRPSFTDAAAPTLAKDLYDRLCADLAARCPGRFFPGVFGADMDVGLVNRGPVTVVLDAGDFLGG; encoded by the coding sequence ATGCGTTTCGTGGTGCAGCGGGTTTCGTCCGCGCAGGTGGACATCTCGGGCGAGCGGGTGGCGGCCATCGGGCCGGGGCTTTTGGTCCTGGCCGGATTCGGCCGAGAGGACGGCCCGGAACTGCCCGGGTCGCGGGTGTGGGGCGTCATGCTGGACAAGCTTTTGTCCCTGCGCGTCTTTCCGGATGCGGCGGGCAAAATGAACCTGGGGCTTGCGGACTTTGGCGGCGAACTCCTGGTGGTGTCCCAGTTCACCCTGTACGCCGACTGCCGCCGGGGTCGTCGGCCGTCCTTCACCGACGCTGCGGCGCCGACCCTGGCCAAGGATCTGTATGACCGCCTGTGCGCCGACCTTGCGGCCCGGTGTCCGGGGCGTTTTTTTCCCGGGGTTTTCGGCGCGGACATGGACGTGGGCCTTGTCAACCGGGGACCGGTGACCGTGGTCTTGGATGCCGGGGATTTTTTGGGCGGATGA
- the queD gene encoding 6-carboxytetrahydropterin synthase QueD: MIATPFPSHGRGLYQLTVSMDFAAAHCLRHYGGPCENLHGHNFAVEAVVSGKKLEPKVDILMDFKELKNRLGAVVAELDHRHLNELAVFQKRNPSSELLARYIFEGLREKLADNPQVTLQSVSVSEKASSKATYMEPGMEPAG; the protein is encoded by the coding sequence ATGATCGCCACACCGTTTCCGTCCCATGGGCGGGGCCTCTACCAGCTCACGGTGAGCATGGATTTCGCGGCGGCCCACTGTCTGCGCCACTACGGCGGCCCCTGCGAGAATCTGCACGGCCACAATTTCGCCGTGGAGGCCGTGGTTTCGGGCAAAAAGCTCGAACCCAAGGTGGACATCCTCATGGATTTCAAGGAACTCAAGAACCGGCTGGGCGCGGTGGTGGCCGAACTCGACCATCGCCACTTAAATGAGCTGGCCGTTTTCCAAAAACGCAACCCGTCCTCGGAGCTTCTGGCCCGCTATATCTTCGAGGGCCTGCGGGAGAAGCTGGCAGACAACCCGCAGGTGACGCTTCAAAGCGTCTCCGTGTCCGAAAAGGCGTCGAGCAAGGCCACCTATATGGAGCCGGGCATGGAGCCTGCGGGCTGA